One window from the genome of Pelobates fuscus isolate aPelFus1 chromosome 13, aPelFus1.pri, whole genome shotgun sequence encodes:
- the PPP1R13B gene encoding apoptosis-stimulating of p53 protein 1 isoform X6 produces the protein MELTHLETVQEFISDGDFSKIKVSSFTVTWERVSKVGNPRVELTLSELQDMASRQQQQIENQQQMLVAKEQRLRYLKQQERRQQQTVSETEKLQKLKERVETQESKLKKIRAMRGQVDYSKVMNGNLSTEIEHISEMFQEKQQELQAAVMKVEQLTQQLDDLRKGKLNGFQAYNGQMSGPAALELKKLYQELQIRNRLNQEQNSKLQQQKELLNKRNTEVAIMDKRINELRERLYKKKVEARQKENIPLNRINGAPSPQSTLSASGRVAAVGPYIQVPTAVNYTMPADPVKPQSLSLTASGTHARSKSEADSGCMKKSPGPWKISDLDIIVDPMLSSPTSSLQSSDHSVILQAPAVSGTLHPNDATWPTLKQSTISVAKPPQLSTLDRKESGIDSTFKAGAISTQPTPTAPVGSTEKLAADAGKLPPPMPGLSKTLPHNYGMYQAPLPLSATNSLERRKDGSLPRPGSGPTTRTRPLPLPASSNVHPPGSSQQIQQRISVPPSPTYPPSSSPLFPGSDSRPDPPLTVAIRPFLAEKGSRPQSPRKGPQTVNSSSIYSMYLQQSTPPKNYQQAVYNTLNKSVKAVYGKPVVQPGSTNSSPLPFMHGAGPPNSSYPLSEGADKESEVDGVPPSGETSTVENIPRPLSPTKLTPIVHSPMRYQSDADLEALRRKLANAPRPLKKRSSITEPEGPSGPNIQKLLYQRFNTLAGGIEAAPFYQQSGSQEFVGVLADVNNGNASTNGNLEEAVSLQPAMVLPIPDAQIPPDDNDNKMCSPVTEELISEINQISETTEDNNNNNNPVIIPSNEKTPSPILEVPSPVKEESPPSPPAPAPAPAIPQVKRTNLKKPNSERTGHGLRVKFNPLALLLDASLEGEFDLVQRIIYEVEDPSKPNDEGITPLHNAVCAGHHHIVKFLLDFGVNVNAADSDGWTPLHCAASCNSVHLCKMLVECGAAIFATTISDIETAADKCEEMEEGYIQCSQFLYGVQEKLGVMNKGLVYCLWDYEAQNPDELAFREGDAITILRRKDDVETEWWWARHSDKEGYVPKNLLGLYPRIKPRQRTLA, from the exons ATGGAGCTGACACACTTGGAAACGGTTCAGGAGTTTATATCTGACGGCGACTTTAGCAAGATCAAAGTGAGCTCGTTTACAGTCACATGGGAACGTGTGAGCAAG GTAGGAAATCCACGCGTTGAGCTGACACTCTCCGAGCTCCAGGACATGGCCAGCCGTCAGCAACAACAGATTGAGAATCAACAACAGATGCTGGTTGCAAAG GAGCAGCGCTTGCGCTATCTGAAGCAGCAGGAGCGACGCCAGCAGCAGACCGTCTCGGAAACTGAGAAACTTCAGAAGCTCAAAGAGCGCGTGGAGACCCAAGAGAGCAAGCTGAAGAAGATCCGTGCCATGAGAGGCCAGGTTGACTACAGTAAAGTCATGAATGGAAATCTGT CTACAGAAATTGAGCACATCAGTGAGATGTTCCAAGAAAAACAGCAAGAGCTGCAAGCGGCTGTGATGAAAGTGGAACAACTCACGCAGCAATTGGATGACCTCCGGAAGGGAAAACTCAATGGGTTTCAGGCCTACAATGGCCAAATGTCTGGACCTGCTGCTCTGGAGCTGAAAAAGCTGTATCAGGAACTGCAG ATCAGGAATCGCCTCAACCAAGAACAAAATTCAAAACTTCAGCAGCAGAAGGAATTGTTGAACAAGCGCAACACTGAAGTCGCCATAATGGATAAACGAATCAATGAGTTGCGCGAACGTCTCTACAAGAAGAAAGTTGAGGCACGTCAAAAAGAAAACATTCCC CTGAATCGCATCAATGGAGCGCCGTCTCCCCAGTCCACGTTATCTGCGTCTGGGCGTGTAGCGGCCGTGGGGCCGTATATTCAGGTTCCTACCGCTGTGAATTATACCATGCCTGCGGATCCAGTCAAACCACAGTCTCTTTCTCTGACTGCCAGCGGAACACATGCGCGCTCTAAGTCTG AGGCAGACAGTGGGTGTATGAAAAAATCTCCAGGTCCCTGGAAGATTTCAGATTTAGACATCATAGTGGATCCAATGCTATCATCTCCCACTTCTTCTCTACAATCTTCTGATCACAGTGTCATCCTTCAGGCACCTGCTGTCTCTGGCACCTTGCACC CAAATGATGCCACTTGGCCAACCCTGAAACAAAGCACTATATCCGTGGCAAAACCGCCCCAGCTGAGCACATTAGACCGGAAGGAATCTGGAATCGATTCAACATTCAAAGCTGGAGCTATATCCACTCAGCCTACACCTACGGCTCCCGTGGGATCCACTGAGAAACTG GCTGCGGATGCCGGAAAGCTCCCTCCCCCAATGCCAGGTTTAAGCAAAACATTGCCGCACAACTATGGCATGTACCAGGCTCCACTGCCTTTGAGTGCAACCAATTCCTTAGAGAGAAGAAAGGATGGAAGTTTGCCACGTCCTGGTTCTGGGCCAACCACGAGAACGCGGCCACTCCCTTTACCTGCATCCAGCAACGTGCACCCCCCAGGCTCCTCACAACAAATTCAGCAGAGAATTTCTGTGCCACCGAGCCCTACGTACCCACCCTCATCTTCCCCCTTGTTTCCTGGATCGGACAGTAGGCCAGACCCGCCTTTGACCGTTGCTATTCGACCTTTTCTTGCCGAAAAGGGGTCCAGACCACAGTCCCCAAGGAAAGGTCCTCAGACTGTGAATTCAAGCTCCATTTACTCAATGTACCTTCAGCAGTCAACTCCACCAAAGAACTATCAGCAAGCCGTTTATAACACCTTAAATAAATCAGTGAAAGCAG TTTATGGAAAACCTGTTGTACAGCCTGGATCAACAAACTCCTCCCCATTACCTTTCATGCATGGAGCAGGTCCACCCAACAGCTCATACCCCCTGAGTGAAGGCGCAGACAAAGAGTCCGAGGTGGACGGAGTTCCACCATCGGGTGAAACCAGTACTGTGGAAAACATTCCCCGGCCTCTGAGTCCCACAAAACTAACTCCTATAGTCCATTCACCAATGAGGTATCAAAGTGACGCAGACCTTGAGGCATTACGGAGAAAACTGGCCAATGCACCTAGACCTTTAAAGAAAAGAAGTTCTATCACAGAGCCAGAAGGTCCAAGTGGGCCAAACATTCAGAAGTTGCTTTACCAGCGCTTCAATACACTTGCTGGTGGGATTGAGGCTGCACCATTCTACCAGCAGAGCGGCTCTCAAGAGTTTGTTGGTGTATTGGCCGACGTCAACAATGGAAACGCCAGCACAAATGGAAACCTCGAAGAGGCCGTTTCTCTGCAGCCAGCAATGGTCCTCCCTATTCCCGATGCACAGATTCCACCAGATGATAATGACAATAAGATGTGTTCTCCTGTTACTGAAGAACTGATTAGTGAAATAAACCAGATTTCAGAAACCACCGAAgacaataacaacaataataaccCTGTTATAATTCCTTCCAATGAGAAGACGCCAAGCCCGATACTTGAAGTTCCATCTCCCGTGAAAGAAGAatctcctccctccccaccggCTCCAGCTCCGGCTCCAGCTATTCCT cAAGTTAAACGCACTAATCTAAAGAAACCTAATTCGGAGAGGACAGGCCATGGGCTAAGAGTCAAATTCAACCCCTTGGCCCTGCTCCTTGATGCCTCTTTAGAGGGAGAGTTCGACCTGGTTCAGCGGATTATTTATGAG GTCGAGGATCCCAGTAAACCCAATGATGAAGGAATTACTCCTCTGCACAACGCAGTATGTGCTGGGCATCACCACATCGTCAAATTCCTGCTTGATTTTGGTGTCAATGTGAACGCAGCGGACAGCGATGGATG GACCCCTTTACACTGCGCAGCGTCCTGTAACAGTGTGCACCTCTGTAAGATGTTAGTGGAATGTGGAGCCGCCATTTTTGCCACCACAATCAGTGATATAGAAACGGCGGCAGACAAGTGTGAGGAGATGGAAGAAGGTTACATTCAGTGTTCACAGTTCTTGTACG GAGTTCAGGAGAAACTTGGAGTTATGAACAAAGGTTTGGTGTATTGCTTGTGGGACTATGAAGCCCAAAACCCAGACGAGCTTGCTTTCCGTGAAGGAGACGCCATTACGATTCTCAGGCGTAAGGATGACGTGGAGACAGAGTGGTGGTGGGCACGACACAGTGACAAGGAAGGATATGTGCCGAAAAACCTCCTGGGG CTTTACCCACGAATAAAACCCAGGCAGCGGACCCTCGCCTAA
- the PPP1R13B gene encoding apoptosis-stimulating of p53 protein 1 isoform X7: protein MWVRRKTEQIKLQVGNPRVELTLSELQDMASRQQQQIENQQQMLVAKEQRLRYLKQQERRQQQTVSETEKLQKLKERVETQESKLKKIRAMRGQVDYSKVMNGNLSTEIEHISEMFQEKQQELQAAVMKVEQLTQQLDDLRKGKLNGFQAYNGQMSGPAALELKKLYQELQIRNRLNQEQNSKLQQQKELLNKRNTEVAIMDKRINELRERLYKKKVEARQKENIPLNRINGAPSPQSTLSASGRVAAVGPYIQVPTAVNYTMPADPVKPQSLSLTASGTHARSKSEADSGCMKKSPGPWKISDLDIIVDPMLSSPTSSLQSSDHSVILQAPAVSGTLHPNDATWPTLKQSTISVAKPPQLSTLDRKESGIDSTFKAGAISTQPTPTAPVGSTEKLAADAGKLPPPMPGLSKTLPHNYGMYQAPLPLSATNSLERRKDGSLPRPGSGPTTRTRPLPLPASSNVHPPGSSQQIQQRISVPPSPTYPPSSSPLFPGSDSRPDPPLTVAIRPFLAEKGSRPQSPRKGPQTVNSSSIYSMYLQQSTPPKNYQQAVYNTLNKSVKAVYGKPVVQPGSTNSSPLPFMHGAGPPNSSYPLSEGADKESEVDGVPPSGETSTVENIPRPLSPTKLTPIVHSPMRYQSDADLEALRRKLANAPRPLKKRSSITEPEGPSGPNIQKLLYQRFNTLAGGIEAAPFYQQSGSQEFVGVLADVNNGNASTNGNLEEAVSLQPAMVLPIPDAQIPPDDNDNKMCSPVTEELISEINQISETTEDNNNNNNPVIIPSNEKTPSPILEVPSPVKEESPPSPPAPAPAPAIPQVKRTNLKKPNSERTGHGLRVKFNPLALLLDASLEGEFDLVQRIIYEVEDPSKPNDEGITPLHNAVCAGHHHIVKFLLDFGVNVNAADSDGWTPLHCAASCNSVHLCKMLVECGAAIFATTISDIETAADKCEEMEEGYIQCSQFLYGVQEKLGVMNKGLVYCLWDYEAQNPDELAFREGDAITILRRKDDVETEWWWARHSDKEGYVPKNLLGLYPRIKPRQRTLA, encoded by the exons ATGTGGGTGCGAAGGAAAACGGAGCAAATCAAGTTACAG GTAGGAAATCCACGCGTTGAGCTGACACTCTCCGAGCTCCAGGACATGGCCAGCCGTCAGCAACAACAGATTGAGAATCAACAACAGATGCTGGTTGCAAAG GAGCAGCGCTTGCGCTATCTGAAGCAGCAGGAGCGACGCCAGCAGCAGACCGTCTCGGAAACTGAGAAACTTCAGAAGCTCAAAGAGCGCGTGGAGACCCAAGAGAGCAAGCTGAAGAAGATCCGTGCCATGAGAGGCCAGGTTGACTACAGTAAAGTCATGAATGGAAATCTGT CTACAGAAATTGAGCACATCAGTGAGATGTTCCAAGAAAAACAGCAAGAGCTGCAAGCGGCTGTGATGAAAGTGGAACAACTCACGCAGCAATTGGATGACCTCCGGAAGGGAAAACTCAATGGGTTTCAGGCCTACAATGGCCAAATGTCTGGACCTGCTGCTCTGGAGCTGAAAAAGCTGTATCAGGAACTGCAG ATCAGGAATCGCCTCAACCAAGAACAAAATTCAAAACTTCAGCAGCAGAAGGAATTGTTGAACAAGCGCAACACTGAAGTCGCCATAATGGATAAACGAATCAATGAGTTGCGCGAACGTCTCTACAAGAAGAAAGTTGAGGCACGTCAAAAAGAAAACATTCCC CTGAATCGCATCAATGGAGCGCCGTCTCCCCAGTCCACGTTATCTGCGTCTGGGCGTGTAGCGGCCGTGGGGCCGTATATTCAGGTTCCTACCGCTGTGAATTATACCATGCCTGCGGATCCAGTCAAACCACAGTCTCTTTCTCTGACTGCCAGCGGAACACATGCGCGCTCTAAGTCTG AGGCAGACAGTGGGTGTATGAAAAAATCTCCAGGTCCCTGGAAGATTTCAGATTTAGACATCATAGTGGATCCAATGCTATCATCTCCCACTTCTTCTCTACAATCTTCTGATCACAGTGTCATCCTTCAGGCACCTGCTGTCTCTGGCACCTTGCACC CAAATGATGCCACTTGGCCAACCCTGAAACAAAGCACTATATCCGTGGCAAAACCGCCCCAGCTGAGCACATTAGACCGGAAGGAATCTGGAATCGATTCAACATTCAAAGCTGGAGCTATATCCACTCAGCCTACACCTACGGCTCCCGTGGGATCCACTGAGAAACTG GCTGCGGATGCCGGAAAGCTCCCTCCCCCAATGCCAGGTTTAAGCAAAACATTGCCGCACAACTATGGCATGTACCAGGCTCCACTGCCTTTGAGTGCAACCAATTCCTTAGAGAGAAGAAAGGATGGAAGTTTGCCACGTCCTGGTTCTGGGCCAACCACGAGAACGCGGCCACTCCCTTTACCTGCATCCAGCAACGTGCACCCCCCAGGCTCCTCACAACAAATTCAGCAGAGAATTTCTGTGCCACCGAGCCCTACGTACCCACCCTCATCTTCCCCCTTGTTTCCTGGATCGGACAGTAGGCCAGACCCGCCTTTGACCGTTGCTATTCGACCTTTTCTTGCCGAAAAGGGGTCCAGACCACAGTCCCCAAGGAAAGGTCCTCAGACTGTGAATTCAAGCTCCATTTACTCAATGTACCTTCAGCAGTCAACTCCACCAAAGAACTATCAGCAAGCCGTTTATAACACCTTAAATAAATCAGTGAAAGCAG TTTATGGAAAACCTGTTGTACAGCCTGGATCAACAAACTCCTCCCCATTACCTTTCATGCATGGAGCAGGTCCACCCAACAGCTCATACCCCCTGAGTGAAGGCGCAGACAAAGAGTCCGAGGTGGACGGAGTTCCACCATCGGGTGAAACCAGTACTGTGGAAAACATTCCCCGGCCTCTGAGTCCCACAAAACTAACTCCTATAGTCCATTCACCAATGAGGTATCAAAGTGACGCAGACCTTGAGGCATTACGGAGAAAACTGGCCAATGCACCTAGACCTTTAAAGAAAAGAAGTTCTATCACAGAGCCAGAAGGTCCAAGTGGGCCAAACATTCAGAAGTTGCTTTACCAGCGCTTCAATACACTTGCTGGTGGGATTGAGGCTGCACCATTCTACCAGCAGAGCGGCTCTCAAGAGTTTGTTGGTGTATTGGCCGACGTCAACAATGGAAACGCCAGCACAAATGGAAACCTCGAAGAGGCCGTTTCTCTGCAGCCAGCAATGGTCCTCCCTATTCCCGATGCACAGATTCCACCAGATGATAATGACAATAAGATGTGTTCTCCTGTTACTGAAGAACTGATTAGTGAAATAAACCAGATTTCAGAAACCACCGAAgacaataacaacaataataaccCTGTTATAATTCCTTCCAATGAGAAGACGCCAAGCCCGATACTTGAAGTTCCATCTCCCGTGAAAGAAGAatctcctccctccccaccggCTCCAGCTCCGGCTCCAGCTATTCCT cAAGTTAAACGCACTAATCTAAAGAAACCTAATTCGGAGAGGACAGGCCATGGGCTAAGAGTCAAATTCAACCCCTTGGCCCTGCTCCTTGATGCCTCTTTAGAGGGAGAGTTCGACCTGGTTCAGCGGATTATTTATGAG GTCGAGGATCCCAGTAAACCCAATGATGAAGGAATTACTCCTCTGCACAACGCAGTATGTGCTGGGCATCACCACATCGTCAAATTCCTGCTTGATTTTGGTGTCAATGTGAACGCAGCGGACAGCGATGGATG GACCCCTTTACACTGCGCAGCGTCCTGTAACAGTGTGCACCTCTGTAAGATGTTAGTGGAATGTGGAGCCGCCATTTTTGCCACCACAATCAGTGATATAGAAACGGCGGCAGACAAGTGTGAGGAGATGGAAGAAGGTTACATTCAGTGTTCACAGTTCTTGTACG GAGTTCAGGAGAAACTTGGAGTTATGAACAAAGGTTTGGTGTATTGCTTGTGGGACTATGAAGCCCAAAACCCAGACGAGCTTGCTTTCCGTGAAGGAGACGCCATTACGATTCTCAGGCGTAAGGATGACGTGGAGACAGAGTGGTGGTGGGCACGACACAGTGACAAGGAAGGATATGTGCCGAAAAACCTCCTGGGG CTTTACCCACGAATAAAACCCAGGCAGCGGACCCTCGCCTAA
- the PPP1R13B gene encoding apoptosis-stimulating of p53 protein 1 isoform X3: MMPTILTVFLSNNEQILTEVPISPETTCRDVVEFCKEPGEGACHLAEVWRGNERPLPFDHLMFEHLQKWGPRREEVKFFLRHEEFPSENNEQGARPTTNQRNGVTGEKRLENGVGNPRVELTLSELQDMASRQQQQIENQQQMLVAKEQRLRYLKQQERRQQQTVSETEKLQKLKERVETQESKLKKIRAMRGQVDYSKVMNGNLSTEIEHISEMFQEKQQELQAAVMKVEQLTQQLDDLRKGKLNGFQAYNGQMSGPAALELKKLYQELQIRNRLNQEQNSKLQQQKELLNKRNTEVAIMDKRINELRERLYKKKVEARQKENIPLNRINGAPSPQSTLSASGRVAAVGPYIQVPTAVNYTMPADPVKPQSLSLTASGTHARSKSEADSGCMKKSPGPWKISDLDIIVDPMLSSPTSSLQSSDHSVILQAPAVSGTLHPNDATWPTLKQSTISVAKPPQLSTLDRKESGIDSTFKAGAISTQPTPTAPVGSTEKLAADAGKLPPPMPGLSKTLPHNYGMYQAPLPLSATNSLERRKDGSLPRPGSGPTTRTRPLPLPASSNVHPPGSSQQIQQRISVPPSPTYPPSSSPLFPGSDSRPDPPLTVAIRPFLAEKGSRPQSPRKGPQTVNSSSIYSMYLQQSTPPKNYQQAVYNTLNKSVKAVYGKPVVQPGSTNSSPLPFMHGAGPPNSSYPLSEGADKESEVDGVPPSGETSTVENIPRPLSPTKLTPIVHSPMRYQSDADLEALRRKLANAPRPLKKRSSITEPEGPSGPNIQKLLYQRFNTLAGGIEAAPFYQQSGSQEFVGVLADVNNGNASTNGNLEEAVSLQPAMVLPIPDAQIPPDDNDNKMCSPVTEELISEINQISETTEDNNNNNNPVIIPSNEKTPSPILEVPSPVKEESPPSPPAPAPAPAIPQVKRTNLKKPNSERTGHGLRVKFNPLALLLDASLEGEFDLVQRIIYEVEDPSKPNDEGITPLHNAVCAGHHHIVKFLLDFGVNVNAADSDGWTPLHCAASCNSVHLCKMLVECGAAIFATTISDIETAADKCEEMEEGYIQCSQFLYGVQEKLGVMNKGLVYCLWDYEAQNPDELAFREGDAITILRRKDDVETEWWWARHSDKEGYVPKNLLGLYPRIKPRQRTLA, translated from the exons GTAGGAAATCCACGCGTTGAGCTGACACTCTCCGAGCTCCAGGACATGGCCAGCCGTCAGCAACAACAGATTGAGAATCAACAACAGATGCTGGTTGCAAAG GAGCAGCGCTTGCGCTATCTGAAGCAGCAGGAGCGACGCCAGCAGCAGACCGTCTCGGAAACTGAGAAACTTCAGAAGCTCAAAGAGCGCGTGGAGACCCAAGAGAGCAAGCTGAAGAAGATCCGTGCCATGAGAGGCCAGGTTGACTACAGTAAAGTCATGAATGGAAATCTGT CTACAGAAATTGAGCACATCAGTGAGATGTTCCAAGAAAAACAGCAAGAGCTGCAAGCGGCTGTGATGAAAGTGGAACAACTCACGCAGCAATTGGATGACCTCCGGAAGGGAAAACTCAATGGGTTTCAGGCCTACAATGGCCAAATGTCTGGACCTGCTGCTCTGGAGCTGAAAAAGCTGTATCAGGAACTGCAG ATCAGGAATCGCCTCAACCAAGAACAAAATTCAAAACTTCAGCAGCAGAAGGAATTGTTGAACAAGCGCAACACTGAAGTCGCCATAATGGATAAACGAATCAATGAGTTGCGCGAACGTCTCTACAAGAAGAAAGTTGAGGCACGTCAAAAAGAAAACATTCCC CTGAATCGCATCAATGGAGCGCCGTCTCCCCAGTCCACGTTATCTGCGTCTGGGCGTGTAGCGGCCGTGGGGCCGTATATTCAGGTTCCTACCGCTGTGAATTATACCATGCCTGCGGATCCAGTCAAACCACAGTCTCTTTCTCTGACTGCCAGCGGAACACATGCGCGCTCTAAGTCTG AGGCAGACAGTGGGTGTATGAAAAAATCTCCAGGTCCCTGGAAGATTTCAGATTTAGACATCATAGTGGATCCAATGCTATCATCTCCCACTTCTTCTCTACAATCTTCTGATCACAGTGTCATCCTTCAGGCACCTGCTGTCTCTGGCACCTTGCACC CAAATGATGCCACTTGGCCAACCCTGAAACAAAGCACTATATCCGTGGCAAAACCGCCCCAGCTGAGCACATTAGACCGGAAGGAATCTGGAATCGATTCAACATTCAAAGCTGGAGCTATATCCACTCAGCCTACACCTACGGCTCCCGTGGGATCCACTGAGAAACTG GCTGCGGATGCCGGAAAGCTCCCTCCCCCAATGCCAGGTTTAAGCAAAACATTGCCGCACAACTATGGCATGTACCAGGCTCCACTGCCTTTGAGTGCAACCAATTCCTTAGAGAGAAGAAAGGATGGAAGTTTGCCACGTCCTGGTTCTGGGCCAACCACGAGAACGCGGCCACTCCCTTTACCTGCATCCAGCAACGTGCACCCCCCAGGCTCCTCACAACAAATTCAGCAGAGAATTTCTGTGCCACCGAGCCCTACGTACCCACCCTCATCTTCCCCCTTGTTTCCTGGATCGGACAGTAGGCCAGACCCGCCTTTGACCGTTGCTATTCGACCTTTTCTTGCCGAAAAGGGGTCCAGACCACAGTCCCCAAGGAAAGGTCCTCAGACTGTGAATTCAAGCTCCATTTACTCAATGTACCTTCAGCAGTCAACTCCACCAAAGAACTATCAGCAAGCCGTTTATAACACCTTAAATAAATCAGTGAAAGCAG TTTATGGAAAACCTGTTGTACAGCCTGGATCAACAAACTCCTCCCCATTACCTTTCATGCATGGAGCAGGTCCACCCAACAGCTCATACCCCCTGAGTGAAGGCGCAGACAAAGAGTCCGAGGTGGACGGAGTTCCACCATCGGGTGAAACCAGTACTGTGGAAAACATTCCCCGGCCTCTGAGTCCCACAAAACTAACTCCTATAGTCCATTCACCAATGAGGTATCAAAGTGACGCAGACCTTGAGGCATTACGGAGAAAACTGGCCAATGCACCTAGACCTTTAAAGAAAAGAAGTTCTATCACAGAGCCAGAAGGTCCAAGTGGGCCAAACATTCAGAAGTTGCTTTACCAGCGCTTCAATACACTTGCTGGTGGGATTGAGGCTGCACCATTCTACCAGCAGAGCGGCTCTCAAGAGTTTGTTGGTGTATTGGCCGACGTCAACAATGGAAACGCCAGCACAAATGGAAACCTCGAAGAGGCCGTTTCTCTGCAGCCAGCAATGGTCCTCCCTATTCCCGATGCACAGATTCCACCAGATGATAATGACAATAAGATGTGTTCTCCTGTTACTGAAGAACTGATTAGTGAAATAAACCAGATTTCAGAAACCACCGAAgacaataacaacaataataaccCTGTTATAATTCCTTCCAATGAGAAGACGCCAAGCCCGATACTTGAAGTTCCATCTCCCGTGAAAGAAGAatctcctccctccccaccggCTCCAGCTCCGGCTCCAGCTATTCCT cAAGTTAAACGCACTAATCTAAAGAAACCTAATTCGGAGAGGACAGGCCATGGGCTAAGAGTCAAATTCAACCCCTTGGCCCTGCTCCTTGATGCCTCTTTAGAGGGAGAGTTCGACCTGGTTCAGCGGATTATTTATGAG GTCGAGGATCCCAGTAAACCCAATGATGAAGGAATTACTCCTCTGCACAACGCAGTATGTGCTGGGCATCACCACATCGTCAAATTCCTGCTTGATTTTGGTGTCAATGTGAACGCAGCGGACAGCGATGGATG GACCCCTTTACACTGCGCAGCGTCCTGTAACAGTGTGCACCTCTGTAAGATGTTAGTGGAATGTGGAGCCGCCATTTTTGCCACCACAATCAGTGATATAGAAACGGCGGCAGACAAGTGTGAGGAGATGGAAGAAGGTTACATTCAGTGTTCACAGTTCTTGTACG GAGTTCAGGAGAAACTTGGAGTTATGAACAAAGGTTTGGTGTATTGCTTGTGGGACTATGAAGCCCAAAACCCAGACGAGCTTGCTTTCCGTGAAGGAGACGCCATTACGATTCTCAGGCGTAAGGATGACGTGGAGACAGAGTGGTGGTGGGCACGACACAGTGACAAGGAAGGATATGTGCCGAAAAACCTCCTGGGG CTTTACCCACGAATAAAACCCAGGCAGCGGACCCTCGCCTAA